One genomic region from Rattus norvegicus strain BN/NHsdMcwi chromosome 10, GRCr8, whole genome shotgun sequence encodes:
- the Gm2a gene encoding ganglioside GM2 activator precursor codes for MRRVPLLLVLGLLFVLGLLFAGPVAPSRLISKRPSQLGGFSWDNCDEGKDPAVIKSLTLQPDPIVVPGDVIVSAEGKTSIPLTSPQKVELTVEKEVAGFWVKIPCVEQLGSCTYENVCDLIDQYIPPGETCPEPLHTYGLPCHCPFKEGTYSLPSSNFTVPDLELPSWLSTGNYRIQSILSSGGKRLACIKIAASLKGK; via the exons ATGCGTCGTGTACCGCTGCTGCTCGTGCTGGGCTTGCTGTTCGTGCTGGGCTTGCTGTTCGCTGGCCCTGTCGCCCCTTCGCGCCTCATCTCGAAGCGC CCTTCCCAACTTGGTGGCTTCTCCTGGGATAACTGTGATGAAGGAAAGGACCCTGCAGTGATCAAAAGCCTCACGCTCCAACCTGACCCCATTGTCGTTCCTGGAGATGTGATCGTCAGTGCTGAGGGCAAGACCAGCATTCCCCTCACTTCTCCTCAGAAG GTGGAGCTCACCGTGGAGAAGGAAGTGGCTGGCTTCTGGGTCAAGATCCCTTGCGTAGAACAGCTAGGAAGCTGTACCTATGAGAATGTCTGTGACCTGATAGACCAATACATCCCCCCTGGAGAGACCTGCCCAGAGCCGCTGCACACCTACGGGCTGCCCTGCCATTGTCCCTTCAAGGAA GGCACCTACTCACTGCCTTCGAGCAACTTCACAGTGCCTGATCTGGAGCTTCCAAGCTGGCTAAGCACGGGCAACTACCGCATCCAGAGCATCTTGAGCAGCGGTGGAAAGCGCCTGGCCTGCATCAAGATTGCCGCCTCTCTCAAGGGCAAATAA